One window of Gemmatimonas aurantiaca genomic DNA carries:
- a CDS encoding peptidase dimerization domain-containing protein, whose product MMLNALALASVPLISAPAGAQQAGSTASPPAATVASADPRLEKLKAEALQMVEARSKQVQEIVDMLFSFQELGFQEFETQKYLTTLLQKEGFTVEKGVAGIPSSWTAKWSYGTGKPEISLGSDVDGIPQASSKPGVGYKDPMIQGGPGHGEGHNSGQAVNIVASIVVKQLMQRDKINGTILLWPGVAEEQMAGKAFLVRAGLFKNTDVTLFTHVGNDLGVSWGASGSSALISAEFKFRGESAHAAGAPWRGRSALDAVMLMAQGWEFRREHLRLQQRSHYVIRDGGDQPNVVPSTASIWFYFREQDYPRTMELFEIGKRIAAGAAMMTDTKLDTVNILGSGWSAHFSKPIAEAMHQNVVRVGMPKWDDKDQTLAKGLQRELGSPDFGLSEQVNTQLRGAPTPVNWTGGGSDDIGDVAWNMPTITLRYPSNIPGLPGHNWANAISMATPIAHKGALAGAKVQALTMLDIFMTPKVVSDAWDYFNNVQTKDVKYQPFIRPFDQPPTYLNADIMARFREQQRKFYYDPTKFKTYLEQLGIEYPTVRPQETKPRGDN is encoded by the coding sequence ATGATGCTCAATGCCCTCGCATTGGCGTCCGTGCCTCTGATCTCCGCCCCGGCCGGTGCACAGCAAGCCGGTTCGACCGCCTCCCCCCCGGCGGCCACCGTGGCCTCCGCCGACCCGCGCCTCGAAAAGCTCAAGGCCGAGGCGCTGCAGATGGTGGAGGCCCGGTCGAAGCAGGTGCAGGAGATCGTGGACATGCTCTTCTCGTTCCAGGAGCTCGGCTTCCAGGAATTCGAGACCCAGAAGTACCTCACCACGCTGCTGCAGAAGGAAGGCTTCACCGTCGAGAAGGGCGTTGCCGGCATTCCCAGTTCGTGGACGGCCAAGTGGAGCTACGGCACCGGTAAACCGGAGATCTCCCTGGGCTCCGATGTGGACGGCATTCCGCAGGCCAGCAGCAAGCCCGGCGTGGGTTACAAGGACCCCATGATCCAGGGCGGTCCCGGCCACGGTGAAGGTCACAACTCCGGTCAGGCCGTCAACATCGTGGCGTCGATCGTCGTGAAGCAGCTCATGCAGCGCGACAAGATCAATGGCACCATCCTGCTGTGGCCCGGTGTCGCCGAAGAGCAGATGGCGGGCAAAGCGTTCCTGGTGCGCGCGGGGCTCTTCAAGAACACCGACGTCACCCTGTTCACGCACGTGGGCAACGATCTCGGCGTCTCCTGGGGTGCGAGTGGTTCCAGCGCGCTCATCTCGGCCGAGTTCAAGTTCCGGGGAGAAAGCGCCCATGCCGCCGGTGCACCGTGGCGCGGCAGGAGCGCCCTCGATGCGGTGATGCTCATGGCGCAGGGCTGGGAGTTCCGCCGGGAACACCTGCGGTTGCAGCAACGCTCGCATTACGTCATCCGCGATGGTGGCGATCAGCCGAATGTGGTGCCCAGCACCGCGAGCATCTGGTTCTATTTCCGCGAGCAGGACTACCCGCGCACGATGGAGCTCTTCGAGATCGGCAAGCGCATCGCCGCCGGCGCCGCGATGATGACCGATACCAAGCTCGACACTGTGAACATCCTCGGCAGCGGCTGGTCGGCGCATTTCAGCAAGCCCATCGCCGAAGCCATGCATCAGAACGTGGTCCGGGTCGGCATGCCCAAGTGGGACGACAAGGACCAGACGCTCGCCAAGGGATTGCAGCGAGAGCTCGGCTCACCCGACTTCGGTCTGTCGGAGCAGGTGAACACGCAGTTGCGCGGAGCACCCACGCCAGTGAACTGGACCGGCGGCGGCTCCGACGACATCGGCGACGTGGCGTGGAACATGCCCACGATCACGCTGCGGTATCCGTCCAATATTCCGGGCCTCCCGGGACACAACTGGGCCAACGCCATCTCCATGGCCACGCCCATCGCGCACAAGGGCGCGCTCGCGGGCGCGAAGGTGCAGGCGCTCACCATGCTCGACATCTTCATGACGCCGAAGGTGGTGTCGGACGCGTGGGACTATTTCAACAACGTCCAGACGAAGGACGTGAAGTACCAGCCCTTCATCCGGCCGTTCGATCAGCCGCCCACCTATCTCAACGCCGACATCATGGCGCGCTTCCGGGAACAGCAGAGGAAGTTCTACTACGATCCGACCAAGTTCAAAACGTATCTCGAACAGCTCGGCATCGAGTATCCCACCGTGCGCCCGCAGGAAACCAAGCCGCGCGGCGACAACTGA
- a CDS encoding amidohydrolase — protein sequence MRLSTRFSMRLSSLLTFAAASTLAAIASARPLAAQAAPFDPALAAEIDRRTAAIADKITAWRHDIHQHPELGYQEKRTAALVAAHLRALGLEVQENVGGIPGVIGTLKGAKPGPTVALRADMDALPVAELVDVPFKSTVRTVYNGVETGVMHACGHDMHTAMLMGTAEVLAGMKSRIPGTVKFLFQPAEEVPPLGGAQPMIDAGAMNGVDGVFGLHVGPGPSGTLSYRAGSITAAADSWKIIVKGKQAHGAMPANSVDPIVTSAEIVSALQTIVSRSLDLTAGPAVVTIGAIHGGLRENIIPDSVWMIGTIRTFDPKSRQVIGERMKTIATKIAEAHGATADVHVELGYSSTLNNAAMVSRFSPALKRVAGSKGAFESKSPSMAGEDFSRFADKAPGFFFNLAVTPPNVDLFNVAGNHSPLFQGDDAALPVGTRAMANVALEFLVSGGIPKTP from the coding sequence ATGCGTCTTTCTACGCGCTTCTCCATGCGCCTCTCCTCGTTACTGACATTCGCGGCGGCGTCCACGCTGGCCGCGATCGCCTCTGCGCGGCCACTCGCCGCGCAGGCCGCGCCGTTCGATCCCGCGCTGGCGGCGGAGATCGATCGGCGCACGGCGGCCATCGCCGACAAGATCACGGCCTGGCGTCATGACATCCATCAGCACCCCGAGCTCGGATATCAGGAAAAGCGCACCGCCGCACTCGTGGCGGCGCATCTGCGCGCGCTCGGTCTCGAAGTACAGGAGAATGTCGGCGGCATTCCCGGGGTGATCGGTACCCTCAAGGGCGCAAAGCCCGGCCCGACGGTGGCTTTGCGTGCCGACATGGATGCACTGCCGGTGGCGGAGCTGGTGGATGTGCCGTTCAAGAGCACCGTGCGCACGGTGTACAACGGCGTGGAAACCGGCGTGATGCACGCCTGTGGTCATGACATGCACACGGCGATGCTGATGGGCACCGCCGAAGTGCTTGCCGGCATGAAGAGCCGCATTCCGGGCACGGTGAAGTTCCTCTTCCAGCCGGCCGAGGAAGTGCCGCCTCTCGGAGGCGCCCAGCCCATGATCGATGCCGGCGCGATGAACGGCGTGGACGGGGTGTTCGGTCTGCACGTGGGCCCCGGCCCGAGTGGCACGCTCTCGTATCGCGCGGGCTCCATCACGGCCGCCGCCGACAGCTGGAAGATCATCGTGAAGGGCAAGCAGGCGCATGGGGCGATGCCCGCCAATTCGGTGGATCCGATCGTGACCAGCGCCGAGATCGTCTCGGCGTTGCAGACCATCGTCTCGCGTTCCCTCGATCTCACGGCCGGGCCGGCCGTAGTGACCATCGGCGCCATTCACGGCGGGCTGCGCGAGAACATCATTCCCGATTCGGTGTGGATGATCGGCACCATCCGCACCTTCGACCCGAAGTCGCGTCAGGTGATCGGTGAGCGCATGAAGACGATCGCCACCAAGATCGCCGAGGCGCATGGCGCCACGGCGGACGTGCACGTCGAGCTGGGGTACAGCAGCACGCTCAACAACGCGGCGATGGTCAGCCGGTTCTCGCCCGCCCTCAAGCGGGTGGCGGGCAGCAAGGGCGCCTTCGAATCGAAGAGCCCGAGCATGGCCGGCGAGGACTTTTCGCGATTCGCCGACAAGGCACCGGGCTTCTTCTTCAATCTCGCCGTGACCCCGCCGAACGTGGATCTGTTCAACGTAGCCGGCAACCACTCGCCGCTGTTTCAGGGCGATGACGCCGCGCTGCCCGTGGGCACACGCGCGATGGCCAACGTCGCGCTCGAATTTCTCGTCAGCGGCGGGATTCCGAAGACACCCTGA
- a CDS encoding HEAT repeat domain-containing protein, whose product MYAAAFALLLSQLRDKAPMSDVLASVQRLCALARVGSVTLRADAAGEEVPSAVGNALVLLREVFGAHDLEAIDIAATVTDAEFIKLAGILTGPSSSVRGGILETADALSIWNARLHVRGLSPRPTPPGMHVVEPAAWPTPTAPDVPHAAPRPDAHPDTRADIRQPPPAASVHVPASPASDEPDVSTALVHAVAAAVARDDAAEVCRLLERIEDPRRYAEAATRDALVLAVEQLVDVPADRDRVQVLLRRAGVAGARAIFTQLMGSTEMAERRLLYDAAAAHPAIAEVARAHCHHAMWYVVRNAAGLLGESRSPAMIPDLSKLLRHEDARVRAAAVVALGRIGGPVATASLESVLTDPSSDVRNRALAIVFASPESDPLADRMLLALEEESTLEFQLEMIHSLAHVPTPRARGRLEAFVTMEAKTADDYQIRLAAMAALAAGHRPAADPVLRGLLDDPTSTIAERAAALLG is encoded by the coding sequence GTGTACGCCGCGGCTTTTGCGTTGCTGCTGTCCCAGCTTCGCGACAAGGCGCCGATGTCGGATGTTCTCGCCAGCGTGCAGCGATTGTGTGCGCTTGCCCGCGTGGGCAGTGTGACGCTGCGTGCCGATGCTGCTGGCGAGGAGGTGCCGTCGGCCGTCGGGAACGCGCTCGTCTTGTTGCGGGAGGTGTTCGGCGCTCACGATCTCGAAGCCATCGATATCGCGGCGACGGTCACCGACGCCGAATTCATCAAGCTGGCCGGCATTCTGACCGGTCCTTCCTCTTCGGTGAGAGGAGGCATTCTCGAGACGGCGGATGCGTTGTCCATCTGGAATGCCCGCCTGCACGTCCGCGGTCTTTCACCGCGTCCCACGCCTCCGGGGATGCACGTCGTCGAACCGGCGGCGTGGCCGACTCCGACCGCGCCGGACGTCCCGCATGCAGCGCCTCGACCGGATGCGCACCCGGATACACGAGCGGACATACGACAGCCTCCGCCCGCTGCATCGGTGCATGTGCCGGCATCACCGGCCAGCGATGAGCCCGATGTGTCGACCGCATTGGTGCACGCCGTGGCCGCCGCCGTGGCACGGGACGATGCGGCCGAGGTGTGCCGGCTGCTCGAGCGCATCGAAGACCCGCGTCGCTATGCGGAGGCGGCCACGCGCGATGCCCTCGTGCTGGCGGTGGAACAGCTGGTGGACGTGCCCGCCGATCGCGATCGGGTGCAGGTGTTGCTCCGGCGCGCCGGTGTGGCCGGTGCGCGCGCGATCTTCACGCAGTTGATGGGATCCACCGAGATGGCGGAGCGTCGGTTGCTCTACGATGCGGCCGCCGCGCATCCGGCCATTGCCGAGGTGGCGCGTGCGCATTGCCACCACGCCATGTGGTATGTGGTTCGCAATGCCGCGGGTCTGCTCGGTGAGAGTCGTTCTCCTGCCATGATCCCCGATCTCAGCAAACTGTTGCGACACGAGGACGCGCGGGTGCGTGCGGCCGCCGTAGTGGCGCTCGGGCGCATTGGCGGACCGGTCGCCACGGCCAGTCTCGAATCGGTGCTCACCGATCCGTCCAGCGATGTGCGCAATCGTGCACTGGCCATCGTCTTTGCCTCGCCGGAGTCCGATCCGCTGGCCGACCGCATGCTGCTGGCGCTCGAGGAGGAAAGCACGCTCGAGTTCCAGCTGGAGATGATCCACTCGCTCGCGCACGTACCCACACCCCGGGCCCGTGGCCGGCTGGAAGCGTTCGTCACCATGGAGGCGAAGACGGCCGATGACTATCAGATCCGTCTCGCGGCCATGGCGGCTCTGGCGGCCGGACATCGCCCGGCCGCCGATCCGGTGTTACGAGGGCTGCTCGACGACCCGACTTCGACGATCGCCGAGCGCGCTGCCGCCTTGCTCGGCTGA